The following coding sequences are from one Hyphomicrobiales bacterium window:
- a CDS encoding nuclear transport factor 2 family protein, whose amino-acid sequence MDHAQSLEGLLDKAAITDVIHAYCYHFDRAEAENVLALFTTDAVVDYGPDVPTMTGLDEISPMVERGLASFFAATSHHISNIQITVNGPDAASSVSYLYAWHRYQDGRPNSELWGQYHHDFRRTPDGWKIARLYLCAAGSKGFHRDAMHPIGRREPTISA is encoded by the coding sequence ATGGATCACGCACAAAGCCTGGAGGGCCTGCTCGACAAAGCGGCCATCACCGACGTGATCCATGCTTACTGCTATCACTTCGACCGGGCTGAAGCGGAAAATGTCTTGGCGCTTTTTACCACCGATGCGGTCGTCGACTACGGCCCAGATGTTCCAACGATGACCGGCTTGGACGAGATCAGCCCGATGGTCGAGCGTGGGTTGGCAAGCTTTTTCGCCGCCACAAGCCACCACATCTCCAACATCCAGATAACGGTCAACGGACCGGATGCGGCGAGCAGCGTTTCCTATCTCTATGCGTGGCATCGCTACCAGGATGGCAGACCCAACAGTGAGCTTTGGGGGCAGTACCATCATGATTTCCGGCGCACGCCGGACGGATGGAAGATAGCGCGTCTTTATCTTTGCGCCGCCGGGTCCAAGGGCTTTCACCGCGATGCGATGCATCCCATTGGCCGCCGAGAGCCGACGATTTCAGCCTAG
- the merF gene encoding mercury resistance system transport protein MerF, with protein sequence MSNKKLLATGIVGTLITALCCFTPALVVLLGAVGLSAVVGYLDFVLFPALAIFIGITLYAVWRRTKAQAS encoded by the coding sequence ATGAGTAACAAAAAACTCCTTGCAACAGGGATCGTCGGCACCCTCATTACCGCACTGTGTTGCTTCACACCTGCTTTGGTGGTGCTGCTTGGCGCGGTCGGCCTTTCGGCGGTCGTGGGCTACCTCGACTTTGTGCTTTTTCCCGCTCTGGCAATCTTCATCGGCATCACGCTTTACGCTGTGTGGCGCAGGACAAAGGCGCAAGCATCATGA
- a CDS encoding DUF3126 family protein codes for MQAEELSKLEAYLKRLFDSPSIAVKARPRKGDSAEVYVGDEFVGLIHKDDEDEDDLSYNFTMAILDYDLN; via the coding sequence ATGCAGGCCGAGGAACTATCGAAGCTGGAAGCCTATTTGAAGCGCCTGTTTGATTCGCCGTCGATCGCCGTAAAGGCGCGGCCGCGCAAGGGCGATTCCGCGGAGGTCTATGTGGGCGATGAGTTTGTCGGCCTTATTCACAAGGACGACGAAGATGAGGACGATTTGTCCTACAATTTCACCATGGCCATTCTGGATTACGATTTGAACTAG
- a CDS encoding enoyl-CoA hydratase/isomerase family protein — protein MAKKDSLGVITYHIEGAHAALTISNPARRNAISLAMWKELSARVQEADADPSIHLISLRGHDGTFVSGADISEFADNRADVDRAKAYEAFNGAAFASLREAKTPTLALIEGFCFGGGVGLAAACDIRLAASTARFAVPAAKLGLAYPIDGVRDLVRLIGPGATKRLFFTADPISADVALRIGFVDELVEVESFQESAEQLIATILSRAPLTQRAAKSAIAAALDSSLEAQALVDAEACFASEDYAEGWQAFLDKRAPAFKGS, from the coding sequence ATGGCCAAAAAGGACAGTCTTGGGGTGATCACCTATCACATCGAGGGCGCCCATGCCGCCCTTACAATCAGCAATCCGGCGCGGCGCAACGCCATTTCTCTGGCCATGTGGAAAGAGCTCTCGGCGCGTGTTCAGGAGGCCGATGCTGATCCCAGCATCCATTTGATCAGCCTGCGCGGGCACGACGGCACGTTCGTTTCCGGCGCCGACATTTCTGAGTTCGCCGATAACCGCGCCGATGTGGACCGCGCGAAGGCCTACGAAGCCTTCAACGGTGCGGCCTTTGCGTCGTTGCGCGAGGCAAAAACGCCGACACTTGCCTTGATTGAAGGCTTCTGTTTCGGCGGTGGTGTTGGGCTGGCGGCAGCCTGCGATATCCGCCTTGCTGCATCGACAGCGCGGTTTGCCGTACCTGCCGCCAAGCTTGGCCTTGCCTATCCGATCGATGGCGTTCGCGACCTTGTTCGCTTGATCGGTCCAGGCGCCACAAAACGACTGTTCTTCACAGCTGATCCCATCTCCGCTGACGTCGCGCTGCGGATTGGGTTCGTCGACGAGTTGGTTGAGGTCGAATCCTTCCAGGAATCAGCCGAACAGCTCATCGCCACGATCCTGTCGCGTGCCCCCCTCACCCAACGCGCCGCCAAATCTGCAATTGCGGCAGCGCTCGACTCAAGCCTTGAGGCACAAGCCCTAGTGGACGCGGAAGCATGCTTTGCCTCTGAGGACTACGCCGAAGGTTGGCAGGCATTCTTGGACAAGCGTGCGCCTGCATTCAAAGGCAGCTAG
- a CDS encoding MerR family transcriptional regulator — MGWAIGKASELSGVGIETIRYYEREGITSKPPRTSAGRRDYDAQTISQLRFVKRCRELGFSIPDITELMKLSYSDKPTCEEAGKIGTDNLALVRQKIADLKCMEQALQELVASCRTGRKDCPMLKKLFAD, encoded by the coding sequence ATGGGCTGGGCTATTGGCAAAGCATCTGAGCTTAGCGGTGTTGGTATCGAGACCATCCGCTACTATGAGCGCGAGGGCATCACATCGAAGCCGCCGCGCACATCTGCTGGGCGACGCGACTATGACGCGCAGACGATTTCGCAGTTACGATTTGTAAAGCGATGCCGAGAGCTTGGGTTCTCAATTCCAGACATCACTGAGCTTATGAAGCTCTCTTATTCGGATAAGCCCACCTGCGAAGAAGCAGGGAAGATCGGCACGGATAACTTAGCGCTTGTCCGTCAGAAAATTGCCGACCTAAAGTGTATGGAACAGGCATTGCAGGAACTCGTCGCGTCTTGCCGTACAGGACGGAAAGACTGCCCTATGCTCAAGAAGCTTTTCGCTGACTGA
- a CDS encoding PAS domain-containing protein, producing MKSVSSKRLYQYWQDLRGDRPAPERRDIEPAAIKSLLSDVFILEHVSGVEFSYRLAGSSLCAAYCRELKGRSFRQYWNEEDLEALDTMLMAIREDAAAAVVGYHGINQRGQRAPFEMLLLPLRYGGKDYPRILGIAAPSDSDYWLGLHPVERHEITSMRLIWPDEQPAFLRHAVNADALMESDFLNDDGPLGDLVEGDFDVAVRDSTVSESRATARRQAFRIIEGGRS from the coding sequence ATGAAATCTGTTAGCAGCAAGCGGCTCTATCAATACTGGCAGGACCTGCGCGGTGACCGCCCTGCCCCAGAACGCCGCGACATTGAACCGGCTGCGATCAAATCTCTGCTCAGCGACGTCTTCATCCTTGAGCACGTGTCGGGGGTCGAATTTTCTTACCGCCTGGCTGGCTCATCGCTCTGCGCAGCCTACTGCCGGGAGCTGAAGGGCCGCTCCTTCCGTCAGTACTGGAATGAGGAGGACCTTGAAGCGCTGGACACCATGTTGATGGCGATCCGCGAAGACGCGGCAGCGGCTGTCGTCGGCTATCACGGGATTAATCAGCGCGGCCAACGCGCGCCGTTTGAAATGCTGCTCCTGCCGCTGCGCTATGGCGGCAAAGACTATCCGCGCATTCTTGGCATCGCCGCGCCATCGGACTCTGACTACTGGCTCGGCCTTCACCCGGTCGAACGTCACGAGATCACCTCGATGCGCCTCATTTGGCCGGACGAGCAGCCGGCGTTCCTGCGCCATGCGGTGAATGCCGACGCCCTGATGGAATCCGATTTCCTCAACGATGACGGGCCTTTGGGCGATCTGGTCGAAGGTGACTTCGACGTTGCAGTGCGCGATTCGACCGTTTCAGAATCGCGCGCCACCGCGCGCCGCCAGGCCTTCCGGATCATCGAAGGCGGCCGGTCCTAA
- a CDS encoding rhomboid family intramembrane serine protease, giving the protein MRQSGQGGDDGAMRPVPPRPPREPAFNVPPLLLGLVLLFAAIHALVYHGPQTLGTELFLNFAFFPARLLASDEVLNQFFVGPAWLGYLTFATYGLLHGSWMHLGMNALWLVTFGAPVVRRLGTQRFLLLLLLGTIAGAATHVIVHWGSAAPLVGASAGISAVMGGAARFVFDPRDRGMFASLRHPELMRERPVQSLQDLWSNPTVLMFCGMLIVSNLLFGAVSVPGGEGGSSIAWQAHLGGFALGFFGFPLFDKRPRIRVV; this is encoded by the coding sequence ATGAGACAATCAGGACAGGGTGGTGATGATGGCGCGATGCGCCCGGTGCCACCACGTCCGCCGCGTGAGCCGGCGTTCAACGTGCCGCCGCTCCTGTTGGGTCTGGTTTTGCTGTTCGCTGCCATTCACGCGCTTGTCTATCACGGACCGCAGACGCTCGGGACCGAGCTGTTTCTCAATTTTGCGTTCTTTCCGGCTCGCCTTCTGGCGTCGGACGAAGTTCTCAACCAGTTTTTCGTTGGCCCAGCTTGGCTGGGCTATCTGACCTTTGCCACCTATGGATTGCTACATGGCAGCTGGATGCATCTGGGTATGAACGCGCTTTGGCTGGTCACGTTCGGCGCTCCAGTGGTCCGCCGTCTGGGCACGCAGCGCTTTTTGCTGCTCCTGTTGCTCGGCACGATTGCTGGCGCGGCGACCCATGTGATCGTCCATTGGGGCAGTGCGGCGCCCTTGGTCGGCGCGTCGGCGGGCATTTCAGCGGTTATGGGCGGCGCGGCGCGGTTCGTGTTCGATCCGCGTGACCGGGGCATGTTTGCCTCCTTGCGGCATCCTGAACTGATGCGCGAGCGGCCAGTTCAATCCCTGCAAGATCTTTGGAGCAATCCGACCGTCCTAATGTTCTGCGGCATGTTGATCGTTTCCAACCTGCTTTTCGGCGCGGTTTCGGTTCCCGGCGGTGAAGGCGGATCAAGCATAGCCTGGCAGGCCCATCTGGGCGGCTTTGCGCTTGGCTTTTTCGGTTTCCCGCTGTTCGATAAGCGTCCTCGCATCCGCGTCGTCTGA
- a CDS encoding gamma carbonic anhydrase family protein, with translation MALYELDGVRPDIIDPDSVWVAPSARVIGKVRLHPGANVWFGAVLRGDNEWIDVGPDTNVQDMVMMHTDPGFPVTIGKGCTIGHKAILHGCTLGDYALIGMGATVLNGASIGDNAIIGANALVSERKSIAKRSLAVGVPAREVKELGDGACSMLEKSAAHYVQNAARFRDGLKRIDD, from the coding sequence GTGGCGCTCTATGAACTTGATGGTGTGCGGCCGGACATAATCGACCCCGATAGCGTTTGGGTGGCACCCTCGGCGCGGGTGATCGGAAAGGTTCGCCTGCATCCTGGCGCCAATGTCTGGTTTGGCGCGGTGCTGCGTGGCGACAATGAGTGGATCGATGTCGGCCCGGACACCAATGTCCAGGACATGGTGATGATGCATACCGACCCGGGATTTCCGGTGACGATCGGAAAAGGGTGCACGATTGGCCATAAGGCCATTCTTCATGGCTGCACGCTCGGCGACTACGCGTTGATCGGCATGGGCGCCACCGTGCTCAACGGCGCATCCATAGGTGACAACGCCATCATCGGCGCCAATGCGCTGGTGTCGGAGCGCAAGAGCATCGCGAAGCGATCGCTGGCGGTCGGCGTGCCGGCGCGTGAGGTCAAAGAGCTTGGCGATGGCGCCTGTTCGATGCTGGAAAAGTCTGCTGCGCACTATGTGCAAAACGCGGCTCGGTTCCGCGATGGATTGAAGCGCATCGACGATTGA
- a CDS encoding PilZ domain-containing protein yields MQPSALEIASSQAADRRRYQRVEVNLLGRFMLPNWQEYPCQVIDMSPGGAGIVSPVTGNIGDRVVAYIDHIGRVEGTIARHISGGFAMTIKASAHKRDKLASQLTYLANKEILDLPEDRRHERQPVENPYSRITMSDGRHYQCVVLDISLSGAAVRTTVRPAINSMVQLGNMRARVVRHLDDGIALEFAVVQKDGDTSAAFVS; encoded by the coding sequence ATGCAGCCCAGCGCCCTTGAAATAGCATCTTCACAAGCTGCCGACCGCCGCCGATACCAGCGCGTCGAAGTGAACTTGCTTGGACGCTTTATGTTGCCCAATTGGCAGGAATATCCCTGCCAGGTGATCGATATGTCGCCAGGCGGCGCTGGCATCGTCTCGCCGGTTACCGGCAATATCGGTGATCGGGTGGTCGCCTACATCGATCATATTGGCCGTGTCGAAGGCACCATTGCCCGTCACATCAGTGGCGGCTTTGCGATGACCATCAAAGCCTCCGCGCACAAGCGGGACAAACTCGCCTCCCAGCTGACCTATCTGGCCAACAAAGAGATTCTCGACCTGCCCGAGGATCGACGCCACGAACGCCAGCCGGTCGAAAATCCCTATTCGCGCATCACCATGTCGGATGGACGCCACTACCAATGCGTCGTGCTCGACATTTCTTTGTCCGGTGCCGCTGTGCGCACGACCGTTCGCCCGGCGATCAATTCGATGGTTCAGCTCGGCAATATGCGCGCCCGCGTCGTGCGCCATCTGGACGATGGGATCGCCCTGGAGTTTGCGGTCGTTCAGAAAGACGGCGACACATCGGCGGCCTTCGTTTCCTAG
- a CDS encoding CBS domain-containing protein, translating to MQVSAILAEKGHEVATANPETTMMAVMEDLSEKNIGAIIVTNERQSVVGIISERDIVRALAQHGATVFDQPVANYMTQSVVTCSEHESSHDLMGKMTAGRFRHVPVVSDMRLVGVISIGDIVKARIEEVQREAEALRDYIASS from the coding sequence ATGCAAGTAAGCGCAATATTGGCCGAAAAAGGCCATGAGGTCGCAACCGCCAATCCCGAAACCACCATGATGGCCGTCATGGAAGACCTTTCGGAGAAAAACATCGGCGCCATCATCGTTACCAATGAGCGCCAATCGGTGGTCGGCATCATCTCCGAGCGCGATATTGTGCGGGCCTTGGCCCAGCATGGTGCAACGGTCTTCGACCAGCCGGTGGCAAACTACATGACGCAGTCGGTGGTCACCTGCTCAGAGCATGAATCCAGCCATGATTTGATGGGCAAAATGACAGCCGGGCGGTTCCGCCACGTGCCGGTTGTCTCCGATATGCGGCTGGTTGGTGTGATTTCGATCGGCGATATCGTCAAGGCGCGCATCGAAGAGGTTCAGCGCGAGGCCGAAGCCCTGCGCGACTACATCGCGTCCAGTTAA
- the cysE gene encoding serine O-acetyltransferase produces MNKHSHPNEAAALESAAPLIVPQDPIWRAVRDDALAAVDRDPATAPMFDTLVLKHARLEDAVIAVLCSRLADAFWADQALCKLLHEVLETSPDVFEHLAADMQAVFDRDPACHRYVEPLVYFKGFQALQAHRFSHALWQAGRQDMALYLQSRISAVFQVDINPATQIGGGIFFDHATGIVIGETAVIDDNVSIMQNVTLGGTGKEGGDRHPKVRCGVLVGSGAKVLGNIELGQGSRVAASSVVLDPVPPRATVAGIPAKIVSIAEPLGPDCMPSLNMDQTVPHERDHERHVDSGSGI; encoded by the coding sequence ATGAACAAACACAGCCATCCGAATGAAGCAGCAGCGCTTGAGTCTGCTGCGCCACTGATCGTTCCCCAGGACCCGATCTGGCGTGCGGTGCGCGATGACGCGTTGGCCGCCGTCGATCGCGATCCGGCGACCGCGCCGATGTTCGACACGCTGGTGTTGAAACATGCGCGTCTGGAAGACGCGGTGATCGCGGTTCTTTGCTCGCGGCTTGCCGACGCGTTTTGGGCCGACCAGGCGCTGTGCAAGCTGCTGCATGAAGTGTTGGAAACATCGCCCGATGTGTTCGAGCATCTGGCCGCCGATATGCAGGCGGTTTTCGACCGCGATCCAGCATGCCACCGCTATGTCGAGCCTTTGGTGTATTTCAAAGGCTTCCAGGCGCTGCAGGCCCACCGCTTTTCGCACGCGCTCTGGCAAGCCGGTCGCCAGGACATGGCACTCTATCTGCAAAGCCGGATCAGCGCCGTGTTTCAGGTGGATATCAATCCCGCCACGCAGATCGGCGGCGGTATCTTTTTTGATCACGCCACCGGGATTGTGATCGGTGAAACCGCGGTGATCGACGACAATGTCTCGATTATGCAGAACGTGACGCTGGGCGGCACGGGCAAAGAGGGTGGCGATCGTCATCCGAAAGTGCGCTGCGGCGTGCTGGTTGGGTCCGGCGCCAAGGTTCTGGGCAATATCGAACTTGGTCAGGGATCGCGCGTTGCCGCAAGTTCGGTGGTTCTTGATCCGGTTCCGCCACGCGCGACGGTGGCTGGTATACCAGCGAAAATCGTGAGCATCGCTGAGCCGCTTGGCCCGGACTGCATGCCCTCGCTCAACATGGATCAAACCGTGCCGCACGAACGTGACCACGAACGGCATGTGGATAGCGGCTCGGGCATCTGA
- a CDS encoding transglutaminase-like cysteine peptidase, giving the protein MRNKVLGIIAGTLFAGQMGVAHAELPYMEVLGATSAPIGYVQLCQRTPSICVQRTASPSVVQLSETSWRDLLAVNTHVNQAIQPVTDAELYGHPEVWTMPTTYGDCEDYVLMKRQMLIDNGWPASALLITVVRERSGEGHAVLTVRTDRGDFILDNQEANVLRWDETNYHYIKRQSEFDETVWASINDGRV; this is encoded by the coding sequence ATGCGTAACAAAGTTCTTGGGATTATTGCAGGCACACTGTTTGCGGGGCAAATGGGCGTCGCCCATGCCGAACTTCCCTATATGGAAGTGCTCGGCGCGACGAGCGCGCCGATTGGCTACGTGCAGCTTTGCCAACGCACGCCATCGATCTGCGTGCAGCGCACGGCATCGCCAAGCGTGGTTCAACTAAGCGAAACGTCGTGGCGCGATCTTCTGGCCGTCAACACGCACGTCAACCAGGCCATCCAACCGGTGACCGATGCCGAGCTCTACGGCCATCCGGAAGTCTGGACGATGCCGACGACCTACGGCGACTGCGAAGACTATGTGCTGATGAAGCGCCAAATGCTCATCGACAATGGCTGGCCGGCCTCGGCGCTGCTAATCACCGTGGTGCGTGAACGTTCTGGCGAAGGTCATGCGGTGCTGACGGTACGCACCGATCGCGGTGACTTCATCCTCGATAACCAGGAAGCCAACGTCCTGCGCTGGGATGAAACCAACTACCACTACATCAAGCGCCAGTCGGAGTTCGACGAGACCGTCTGGGCCTCCATCAATGACGGCCGGGTGTAA
- the merA gene encoding mercury(II) reductase, with amino-acid sequence MSGNSTFDVAVIGAGSAGFSAAITAADEGAQVALIGHDTIGGTCVNVGCVPSKALIRAAETLHIASAAERFNGIEASAKVTDWQAVVRQKQELVDDLRKAKYSDLLPAYNSVSYLDGKAAFSDDGTLLVDGDVINASKVIIATGARAALPSIKGIEGVPYLTSTTALELETLPESLLVIGAGYIGAEIAQVFARAGVKVTIISRRGLLPEAEPEIGIALTGYFEDEGITLISGISYSRIEQRDGSIVLTVQESGNPREISAEKVLVATGRTPNVESLNLDGAGIDTNRFGGVKVDEQMCTTRKNVYAAGDVTGRDQFVYMAAYGAKVAAKNAMKSNSLSYDNSAMPAVVFTDPQMASVGLTEAQAMEQYENVLTSILTLDNMPRALAARDTRGLIKLVADGETKKLLGAHILAPEGSDSIQTAVLAIKAGMTYDDLGAMIFPYLTTVEGLKLAAQTFNMDVKKLSCCAG; translated from the coding sequence ATGAGCGGCAACAGCACATTCGATGTGGCCGTCATTGGAGCGGGTTCGGCTGGATTCTCTGCGGCAATTACAGCGGCAGATGAAGGCGCGCAGGTTGCTCTCATTGGCCACGACACGATTGGGGGAACGTGCGTCAATGTCGGCTGTGTGCCGTCAAAGGCTCTAATACGCGCGGCCGAAACATTGCACATCGCAAGCGCTGCCGAACGGTTCAACGGTATCGAGGCTTCAGCGAAGGTGACCGATTGGCAAGCCGTGGTGCGACAGAAACAAGAACTGGTCGATGACCTTCGCAAAGCGAAATACAGTGATCTGCTGCCAGCCTATAACTCCGTTTCCTATCTCGACGGCAAAGCAGCATTTTCAGATGATGGAACGCTCCTCGTCGATGGTGATGTCATCAACGCCAGCAAGGTCATCATCGCCACAGGAGCCCGAGCTGCTCTGCCATCAATAAAAGGGATTGAAGGCGTACCCTACCTCACCAGTACCACCGCCCTTGAGCTGGAAACACTGCCTGAATCCCTTCTGGTGATTGGGGCAGGCTATATCGGCGCAGAAATTGCCCAAGTGTTCGCGCGGGCTGGGGTTAAAGTGACAATCATCAGTCGTCGCGGCCTTCTCCCAGAAGCGGAGCCTGAAATTGGCATTGCTCTTACTGGATATTTTGAAGATGAAGGCATCACGCTCATCAGCGGCATTTCGTACAGCCGTATCGAGCAACGTGATGGTTCGATCGTTCTAACGGTTCAAGAGAGCGGAAATCCCCGCGAGATTTCAGCCGAAAAAGTTTTGGTGGCGACGGGGCGCACGCCCAATGTGGAAAGCCTGAACCTTGATGGCGCAGGCATCGACACCAACCGGTTTGGCGGCGTAAAGGTGGATGAGCAAATGTGCACCACACGCAAAAATGTTTATGCGGCAGGCGATGTCACGGGACGCGACCAATTCGTTTACATGGCCGCTTATGGCGCGAAAGTCGCCGCTAAAAATGCCATGAAGAGCAATTCCCTTTCCTACGATAATTCGGCTATGCCTGCCGTTGTGTTTACCGACCCACAGATGGCCAGCGTTGGTCTCACCGAAGCGCAGGCAATGGAGCAGTACGAGAACGTGCTCACCTCTATTCTCACACTCGATAATATGCCCCGTGCCTTGGCCGCCCGAGACACACGTGGCCTCATCAAACTGGTTGCCGACGGAGAAACCAAGAAGTTGCTAGGTGCACATATTCTTGCGCCCGAAGGCTCGGATTCCATCCAAACAGCTGTCTTAGCGATCAAAGCAGGCATGACCTACGATGATTTGGGAGCAATGATTTTCCCATATCTGACAACCGTTGAAGGACTAAAACTTGCTGCTCAAACCTTCAATATGGATGTGAAAAAACTTTCCTGTTGTGCAGGGTAG